The following are encoded in a window of Castanea sativa cultivar Marrone di Chiusa Pesio chromosome 5, ASM4071231v1 genomic DNA:
- the LOC142634056 gene encoding putative inactive nicotinamidase At3g16190 yields the protein MAEKWKHTALLVIDMQKDFIHEDGQMLVNGGRAIVPNVIKAVEVARQRGILVIWVVREHDPLGRDVELFRQHLYTTGKVGPTVKGTEGAELVDGLVIKEGDYKLVKMRFSAFFATHLHSLLQGAGINNLIITGVQTPNCIRQTVFDAVALDYQSVTVIFDATAAATPDIHAANIFDMKNVGVVAPTLQQWCESDA from the exons aAAGATTTTATACATGAGGATGGTCAGATGCTAGTGAATGGAGGGAGAGCCATAGTCCCTAATGTAATCAAGGCCGTTGAAGTTGCTAGGCAGCGTGGCATTCTCGTTATATGG GTTGTTCGTGAGCATGACCCACTAGGGAGAGATGTTGAACTCTTCCGCCAACACTTGTATACTACTGGAAAAGTGGGTCCGACTGTTAAGGGAACTGAGGGTGCAGAACTGGTTGATGGTCTGGTGATTAAAGAAGGGGATTATAAATTGGTGAAGATGCGCTTTAGTGCTTTCTTTGCTACACACCTTCATTCTTTACTTCAGGGAGCTGggattaataatttaatcatcACAG GTGTTCAAACTCCAAATTGCATCAGGCAGACTGTCTTTGATGCTGTAGCATTGGATTATCAATCTGTTACTGTTATTTTTGATGCCACGGCTGCTGCTACACCTGACATACATGCTG CCAACATTTTTGACATGAAAAATGTCGGAGTTGTGGCCCCAACATTACAGCAATGGTGCGAGTCCGATGCATGA